The Ostrea edulis chromosome 1, xbOstEdul1.1, whole genome shotgun sequence genomic sequence ACAGAGTATGCAGGTAATAAGAAAATCTACAATGTGAGTTTGTTTTCAAATGACCCAGCAGCTATTTCTTTTAAGAGGATCATGGAGACCATAAGTGACTGATGTGTGATGAATGCACCATGTAAAACATTATACCTAAAACTTAAAGATATACACAAGCTATCACACAATACTACATTGCACTGGCTAACTCACAACCTAAATAGCTATATTCACAGCACACCATGTCAAACTCAATTATCAATACACTTTCCCTTTCCAATATGTTACATGGTTATTTTTTGACCCACTCAAAACAATCCAAGTTGAAAAATCTCTGACCCATTTCAAACTCTGCAGCAATTAAGAGTAATTAGTTGTCTTACTTTGGCACACTGAGCGCTGAATATTTACACAAAGTGAAACAAGACATATCCCCCATGATGGCAGATGCTTGCCAAAGTTACAAGTTGTTTAGAATTATGTAACTATTCAGAGAGATTTTTTCCCctcatttcacattttcaagaCACAGGTGGACACTGCAGAATAGATGCCAGAATTTAAAGCAAAATTTTGCATTGCTTTACTGATCGTGTCATATCAATATGAACCTTACACACATTTCTGGAACATGTCAATTAATGTCATATTGTGAAATTTAACTGTAAAAATCAATTGACAAGTGGAAAACCCCCTGAAATTGTGTAATTAACAAAGCTCTCTTGATATTCTACATATTCTGCAACTATTTAAGGATGCCTATGTATTTTTTAGAGGTTATTGAAAGAATATACCCCTTTCAGAACAGTTAGTTCTGTTGATATGTTACAAATTTGAGAATATCTCATGCAACTTggacataaaatatattataatacTAAACTTTGTTTCTTTTTAGGTGCAGTGAAGAAATGAAACCAACCATCATATGCTCCCTAACCATCTACAAAGAAAACTAGAAATAAGACCAACATCACTATGTCATCTGCCATTAGTTTTATTAATACAACTGATCCAGAATACATTATGAATTTCACTGAGAATAGCACAATGGACAACCTATCTACCACATTAGCCCCTCTTGCCACTGCAAAGACTCACCCAATTGTGGCATTAGTAGTGTACACTTACCTGGGGCCTATAATTTGTGCCATGGGAATGCTGTTCAACATTATAAACTTTGCTGTCCTGATGCAGCATCAGTTGAAGGAGTCACCCTATACATACCTTACCGGACTGGCCATGGTGGACTTTTCTGCACTGACACTTTCCTTCATCTACATGGTCATCTCCCACAAGGCACCTGGGGTGCAATTCTGGAGATATTTTGATGCTTACATTTTCCTACCATTTGTCAATGTATGTACGACGTCTAGCGTGTGGATAATTGTCCTACTGACAATAGAGAGGTTCCTATTTGTCATGCATCCACTGTGGGCTAAAGCAAAATGTGACCGAGCCAGTGCGAAAGTCAAGAACCTCATCATAGTGGCAGTGGCACTGGTTACCAACATCCCGAGATTTTTGGTTTTCCAAGTCGTTGAGGACCCTCCAGGATTCTGGAAGTTGAAGCATACAGCTTTTCGCAAGAGTGACTTCTTCTTGGGCACTAACTGGTTTTACAGTGGCAGTGTTCAGATTACCCCCCTTTTCATTCTCCTGTTTGCCAACACCTATCTTGTATTTGCTGTTATGAGAGCTCGCAAGCAAAGAGAACAACTTCAAATTCGCAACAACAAAGAGGCAACCTGGCATCGAGATCAAATTCGTCTTACCATCACGCTGATCAGCATTGTGTGTCTCTTCATCATCTGCATTTTACCCTCTGCATTCTCAGATTTTCCCATTGCGTTCTTCTTCTTTGGTGGAGAGAAAGATGAAAATCAGTTTCGCACATCAGAATTTTACCTCATTCTTCAGTATGTTGCCAACTTCTTGGTATGGTGCAACCTTTCCCTAAACTTTGTTCTATACTGTGCGTTCAATGAAAAGTTTCGTCGTGTCATGCGTCACATGATCAAAAGATGGCTGAAATTAGGCTGCATCAAGCAATCTTACAGACCCTTCAAGGTCAGCTTCAACATCAATGGCATCACAAGGAATAACAGTAGTCAGACCAACAGTTTAACACAACAAACAAAATGTTCCATGAGCATGGGACCACATGAGATTTTAAAGTTGGAAAAGGTAGACAACTCTGTCAGTCAAACTACAGCTTTGTTTGACAAAAGTGATGCTGACAACTAAATTTGTTACTAAATATAAAAGTATAAAGTTTCTTGTTGGCACAAAGTTCAAGTAGTCTATgaaatcttaaaatattttttaaattgttactAGCATTTCCATATTGATTTGACCTCAGCTGATTGTATATGTCTATATGATTTGACCTCACTTGCCTACATCTATAGTAATGTATTATCATTTTATCttataaatatattcatgatattacagattaaacaattttaaaaaccaTTTTACAATCAAACAGCTTTATTTATGCTACAAAAATTAGGGCAATTTACTTAATATATTTACTTAAGATTAACACATCATTTACTGtgaatgtatatatttaacatGTTGTCGTCTTTAACTCTGTAACACtgaaatgttattttacataGTTTTGTCTACCATGATAATATGAGACTGTGAATGCACAAAATGTAACAGAGGGATACATTTATGTCACATAAATCACACTCTGCAAACAGTCTCTTTTAATGCTTTTAGAATATTAAGTATCTAATGAgtaatttttcacacatttcaTTGCAAGTCAGCTGTCTGTAAAGAAGCAGCCTTACCACTAAGCTTGagtatttctgaaatttttggCCAAAACTGTTTTTCACTAAATGCTAATGTAAAATCCTTTCTTTATCTGACTGCAATACTGTCCATAATCTGGATTCATAAAGACCAAGCTTTGAAGAGAATTGTCTGTTTCTGATATATCAAGAAGTTTTAATccacttttttattttttttttcatcctcTGAAAATAGTCATCAACATTTACCTCTTTGATTTGTGAATAATCTATTTTATAATATGTACTCTTATTGTTACTCTGTTGTGAAATCATATGTATATCCCGGTATGTCAAAATGAATAAAAGATTGTTACTGTGACAGCTAGTGACTGTTTCATAAAACTCTGTCTTAATCTTCCCCCAGTCAATGACAAAACTTTTTGTCCTCTATATTTATTTAATCTCGTTCTctctccccctccccccatcaatgacaaaatgttttgtcctctatattatttatttaatctAGATCTCCCCCCACCCCATCCCCACCCAATGACAAAACTTTGTCCTCTATATTATTAATTTAATCCCGATCTTTCTCCAGTTGATGACAATACTTTTTGTCCTCTATATTATTGATCTCTAGATCTTTCTTGAGAGTCTGCCGAGTCTGATATTCCCCTGTATTCAGCAGTAGAGTGAAAGATTGAGCAGTCCAGTTTAATGTCCACTTATGTGACCTGTAGATAACAATGCTCACCTGAAACACATTCGAAAGGTCTGTAATTTTATGACCTGAGAAGTGttctgaaaatgtaaatgtaaggATAAAACCAACAAGACTTGGCATACTTGATTCTAACGATCTGGCACACCCAGGTTAATCGGCGCTGACCGGTGGCACACTTGATTGTGAGCCGGAATTGTGCACGCATCCTGCTGGGTAAGCTGATTGAgccagaaaattttgataggcgAAGGCGGCTTCAAGCTGGCGTCCATGGAGACAGTAGTATCAAGAGTTGCTTATTCTAAgacatgtttttaatttttacactggtgaaataaacaggatttgtaaatatgttggtCATTCTATGCCGAATAATGTTATATACAATAGAAGGTCAGCATTTTCATTACTGTGCTTTAGCCGGGTCACTTGATTCTAGTGCGACCTTAGTTCAATTTGGTCggattttatcagaatcaagtatgctattTAAAGCTGATCACATTAGCAAGTAACACTCCTGAACTAAGTGGGGCAGATCTGAAGAGGAGCATTCCTGACATAAGTTAAGTGACATCATGATAAACAATTGAGAGACCAATCGGACACATCAGTCACCTTCAACCTGCTGCTGGTCAGCTCTTGTGAGTTTTAAAACATTCTTTTTAAGGTTGTCAACGAGTAACCGGTCACTCGCGTACTCATTGGAAGGTCCAAGTATCAAATACAAAGTCAGTTAGTtctcagaaaaaaatcaactcATTCAATACTTTTTCTTTGTCGTTCCTGCAGAGCACTTTCAATTTTCGGAGATCACCGTACCATTATCTCAATTACCAAATTCCAATCATGGTAtgacaataattaatttaatatacatgtacatgaaataaacaactgtCTGTATTAAACTTTCTAACTTCGCTGTGAAACAGAAATTTATATTACAAGAGCCATgggcaattatatcgcttgagttcaaatttactattaaattaacatcattattataaatcgtcaaacacctgCATTAATGTAGTTtggataaaaatagaaataatttaagacatttgtatgaaaggcaaagataacgaacagtgatcagtctcataactccttgtatctttaaaaatacttgttattagcataatttatatactaaaatgaattaatattgataaaaattagtaTATCAGTCTCTAAATCAATATGGGTCCtttaattaattactttttGGGTAATTAATTGCACCAGCCAAGATGGTTGTGATAAGTGAGAGTGTAgacagttttacaattttcattcactTGGAGCTATAACGGACTTCAGATTaggaattggggtaagaaattcaacttAAAAATGAGATCTAATGCTGCATATTCTAAGTAATAGCTTGTAGCAATACTCAAATATTCTGATTAGTCTTATATTGCCAGGACCCAGCTAAAattcaaccaaaaaataataaacattttaccgaattcatttctgcatatattgggaagtatacggaaatttgggatgaactttggtagtaatgtagattgattatgtaggaatatattagaatacagtgtagaattttataccatttggtttattgtttttacatcggctaacttgggtaccctatattttgagttctatacctttactctttaataaTAAGCTCGAAccaaattaaatcaatataactGCCTGTGACACGAGCCATTATAGACATAATTGCACTAGATTACATGTCATTGCAAATGGTTGACATAAACATCTTCACTTTCTGTCCGACACACAGCAAAAACTGGCAATCAATAATCTGGAGTTTGCATGAAGAAGTTCCTTTAAAACTAATCATTACCTAATCTActatataaattgatattacatattttttttctgttttccaaCTTTAATCAGCAGAGGAAGGTACACAAAATGAGCGGGGTGAAACAGTTCATTATGTGACCTACTATTACCCGATCACGCGATGTAACTGTTTTCCGGTCATGTGACGAACTGTTTCCCAGTCACATGATAAACTATTGATtaggtaataaaacaattattgaactttattgtatatataagaCAAAGGTATGGACAAAGtatttctttgtttacatttacaaagtaTTTTAATAGGTAAATTTATAAACGATTTCGTTCCATCATTTTTCAAACACGAAACTGCAATAAGTATGTACACTCAGTAGATCTTGAGTGAGTGGCATTCAATCACTAAAATTAACAGTGCTTAGTAGTACAGTGGAATTCGGTTTGGTCACAATAAAATAACATAATACTGGAGACAGCAATATAAAAGTTGCTAGTGAaatctataaatataaacaagaggcccacaggccttatcggtcacctgaatactagtgaaaaagtatcactacttccatgagctatgaaatctagaaaaaaatttcctgttctgaatatctaagctaaattctaatcttcagcaacagtataaaacaagatgtgttcttaaaacttcac encodes the following:
- the LOC125680502 gene encoding FMRFamide receptor-like; this encodes MSSAISFINTTDPEYIMNFTENSTMDNLSTTLAPLATAKTHPIVALVVYTYLGPIICAMGMLFNIINFAVLMQHQLKESPYTYLTGLAMVDFSALTLSFIYMVISHKAPGVQFWRYFDAYIFLPFVNVCTTSSVWIIVLLTIERFLFVMHPLWAKAKCDRASAKVKNLIIVAVALVTNIPRFLVFQVVEDPPGFWKLKHTAFRKSDFFLGTNWFYSGSVQITPLFILLFANTYLVFAVMRARKQREQLQIRNNKEATWHRDQIRLTITLISIVCLFIICILPSAFSDFPIAFFFFGGEKDENQFRTSEFYLILQYVANFLVWCNLSLNFVLYCAFNEKFRRVMRHMIKRWLKLGCIKQSYRPFKVSFNINGITRNNSSQTNSLTQQTKCSMSMGPHEILKLEKVDNSVSQTTALFDKSDADN